The Burkholderia pyrrocinia genome has a segment encoding these proteins:
- a CDS encoding cell division protein FtsQ/DivIB, with translation MWNNVRQLNLAASALYALLLLVLAAAGCYWLIQRPTFALREIRIDGDTEHINSPTVRAGVVGRLKGNFFTVDLDTARAAFEQMPWVRHASVRRVWPNALAVTLEEYKPLGTWGSDQLVSVDGELFTANQGELDKELPAFDGPEGSAKEVVTRYRDFGKWFAPLKAAPEEVTLSARYAWTVKLSNGMQVELGKERNSESLHDRSQRLVAAWPAVTERWGNDIEYADLRYPNGFAIRAAGMRFLTDTDKRKK, from the coding sequence ATGTGGAACAACGTTCGCCAACTCAACCTTGCCGCCAGCGCGCTGTACGCGCTGCTGCTGCTCGTGTTGGCGGCGGCCGGCTGCTACTGGCTGATCCAGCGCCCGACGTTCGCGCTGCGGGAAATCCGGATCGACGGCGACACCGAACACATCAACTCGCCGACGGTGCGCGCGGGCGTGGTCGGCCGGCTGAAGGGCAATTTCTTCACGGTGGATCTCGACACGGCGCGCGCCGCGTTCGAGCAGATGCCGTGGGTGCGGCATGCGAGCGTGCGCCGGGTGTGGCCGAATGCGCTGGCTGTCACGCTCGAGGAGTACAAACCGCTCGGGACCTGGGGCAGCGACCAGCTCGTGAGCGTCGACGGCGAGCTGTTCACCGCGAACCAGGGCGAACTGGACAAGGAACTGCCGGCGTTCGACGGCCCGGAGGGCAGTGCGAAGGAAGTCGTCACGCGGTATCGCGACTTCGGGAAATGGTTTGCGCCGCTGAAGGCGGCGCCGGAAGAAGTGACGCTGTCGGCGCGGTACGCGTGGACGGTGAAGCTGTCGAACGGCATGCAGGTCGAGCTGGGCAAGGAGCGCAACAGCGAATCGCTGCATGACCGGAGCCAGCGCCTTGTCGCGGCCTGGCCGGCCGTCACGGAGCGTTGGGGCAACGACATCGAGTACGCGGACCTGCGCTATCCGAACGGATTCGCGATTCGCGCGGCAGGCATGCGGTTCCTGACCGATACCGACAAGCGCAAGAAGTAA
- a CDS encoding D-alanine--D-alanine ligase has translation MSGIDPKRFGKVAVLFGGESAEREVSLTSGRLVLQGLRDAGIDAHPFDPAERPLAALKDEGFERAFIALHGGYGENGQIQGALDFYGIRYTGSGVLGSALGLDKFRTKLVWQQTGVPTPPFETVMRSDDLAARATDIVAKLGLPLFVKPASEGSSVAVLKVKTADALPAALAEAATHDKIVIVEKSIEGGGEYTACIAGDLDLPLIKIVPAGEFYDYHAKYVADDTQYLIPCGLPAEQEAELKRIARRAFDVLGCTDWGRADFMLDATGNAYFLEVNTAPGMTDHSLPPKAARAVGISYSELVVKVLSLTLND, from the coding sequence ATGAGCGGGATCGATCCGAAACGTTTCGGCAAGGTGGCGGTGTTGTTCGGCGGCGAGTCCGCCGAGCGCGAGGTGTCGCTTACCTCGGGCCGCCTCGTGCTGCAGGGCCTGCGCGATGCGGGCATCGACGCGCATCCGTTCGATCCGGCCGAGCGACCGCTGGCGGCGCTCAAGGACGAGGGCTTCGAGCGCGCGTTCATCGCGCTGCACGGCGGCTACGGCGAGAACGGCCAGATCCAGGGCGCGCTCGATTTCTACGGGATTCGCTACACGGGCAGCGGCGTGCTCGGGTCGGCGCTCGGCCTCGACAAGTTCCGCACGAAGCTCGTGTGGCAGCAGACGGGCGTGCCGACGCCGCCGTTCGAGACGGTGATGCGCAGCGACGACCTCGCGGCGCGCGCGACCGACATCGTCGCGAAGCTCGGCCTGCCGCTGTTCGTGAAGCCGGCGAGCGAGGGCTCGAGCGTCGCGGTGCTGAAGGTGAAGACGGCCGACGCGTTGCCGGCCGCGCTCGCGGAAGCCGCGACGCACGACAAGATCGTGATCGTCGAGAAGAGCATCGAAGGCGGCGGCGAATACACCGCGTGCATCGCCGGCGATCTCGATCTGCCGCTGATCAAGATCGTGCCGGCGGGCGAGTTCTACGACTACCACGCGAAGTATGTCGCCGACGATACGCAGTACCTGATCCCGTGCGGCTTGCCGGCCGAACAGGAAGCGGAACTGAAGCGCATCGCGCGCCGCGCGTTCGACGTGCTCGGCTGCACCGACTGGGGCCGCGCGGATTTCATGCTCGACGCGACCGGCAATGCGTATTTCCTGGAAGTGAACACGGCCCCCGGGATGACCGACCACTCGCTGCCGCCGAAGGCTGCGCGCGCGGTCGGCATCAGCTATTCGGAGCTGGTCGTGAAGGTGCTGTCGCTCACGCTCAACGACTGA